In a genomic window of Telopea speciosissima isolate NSW1024214 ecotype Mountain lineage chromosome 5, Tspe_v1, whole genome shotgun sequence:
- the LOC122662066 gene encoding protein SKIP34, which yields MCFDQQRSLLLSELIASRARSADENAMVEALRGRLAETEARLERARAREAELTRRLEEMKRFISVMEILETYLKRRFRERQAQLGCRITLVPTKN from the coding sequence atGTGTTTCGATCAGCAGCGGTCGTTGTTATTGTCTGAACTAATCGCATCTAGAGCTCGATCGGCCGATGAGAACGCAATGGTGGAAGCTCTAAGAGGTCGGTTGGCGGAGACCGAAGCTCGGCTTGAACGAGCTAGAGCTCGAGAGGCAGAACTAACACGCCGCTTAGAGGAGATGAAGCGATTCATCTCTGTCATGGAGATCCTCGAAACCTACCTTAAAAGGCGATTTCGCGAACGCCAAGCTCAACTAGGTTGCCGGATTACCTTGGTACCTACCAAGaattaa